One window of the Epinephelus moara isolate mb chromosome 22, YSFRI_EMoa_1.0, whole genome shotgun sequence genome contains the following:
- the msto1 gene encoding protein misato homolog 1 isoform X2 — translation MSNFCREVITLQLGHYSNFVGTHWWNLQDASLSYDPETPPGEIQSDVVFREGQTLGGHVTHTPRLIAMDLKGSLRTLRQEGSLYESGKDTTAVTWEGNLMMHKESPPEKNSFLEDLDKLDRGEILADADFYSSSQPQCSGAVSVDTVNGQLARVQRGYRLEGSVKVWSDFLRIHLHPRTISVIHQYNHDGEAHRLEAYGQGEALLQGAVLEELEDKLHFFVEECDYLQGFQVLCDLADGFAGLGSKVTELLQDSYGGRGILTWGLAPVNHPNSTPMKDLYHMLNCTLGTVHMASHSSFFCPLTLRGGLGRRPSAPIAFPYLTYDPSLWYHSSSVLALALDALTLPYRLKNNSVPMWQVADTLAVSGRKVVAAYGAVPFPMMHGSSLPDALSAYTDALPWKPLSACPEPGDGRCYGQWATLKGYEGQRLISSLAPGTQPPTPLHSLHSGEDILTSYIRSFYPTAPLALQLVSSPSKLTPPFPQIFSQSLDAQGFLQSQPPPPGSPPPVVSSAPVMTSLQSGPALGSWLSELHRGVSALDIRRVAPSFLSQGPEMADYQEALEQLRLLARCYRDDSGGVMHSSSEEDDDD, via the exons ATGAGTAACTTTTGTAGAGAAGTCATCACTCTCCAGCTGGGACATTATTCAAACTTTGTTGGGACTCACTGGTGGAATTTACAG gaTGCATCTCTATCATACGATCCAGAGACGCCACCGGGTGAGATCCAGAGCGATGTCGTGTTTCGTGAGGGACAGACTCTGGGCGGACATGTCACCCACACACCTCGCCTCATTGCCATGGATCTCAAAG GAAGTCTTCGGACTCTACGGCAGGAGGGAAGTCTGTACGAGTCTGGCAAAGACACAACTGCTGTCACATG GGAGGGAAATCTCATGATGCACAAAGAAAGTCCTCCAGAGAAGAACTCCTTTCTTGAAGATCTGGACAAGTTGGAT AGAGGGGAGATCCTGGCCGATGCTGATTTTTATTCCAGTTCCCAGCCTCAATGCTCAG GTGCAGTGAGCGTGGACACTGTGAACGGTCAGCTGGCTCGGGTCCAAAGGGGCTACAGGCTGGAGGGCAGCGTGAAGGTGTGGTCCGACTTCCTCAGGATTCACCTGCATCCTCGCACCATCTCTGTCATCCACCAGTACAACCACGACGG GGAGGCTCACCGTCTGGAGGCTTACGGCCAGGGAGAAGCTCTCCTGCAGGGGGCGGTGCTCGAGGAGCTGGAGGACAAACTACACTTCTTTGTAGAGGAGTGTGATTACCTTCAG ggtTTCCAGGTGTTGTGTGACCTGGCTGATGGCTTTGCAGGcctggggtcaaaggtcacagagctgctgcaggactCCTATGGCGGGAGAGGCATCCTAACCTGGGGGTTAGCGCCTGTCAATCACCCAAATTCA ACTCCAATGAAAGACCTCTACCACATGTTGAACTGCACATTAGGGACAGTCCACATGGCCAGTCACAGCTCTTTCTTCTGCCCGTTGACCCTGCGTGGTGGACTGGGCAGACGACCCTCCGCTCCCATAGCATTCCCCTACCTAACCTATGAT CCCTCACTGTGGTATCACTCCAGCTCTGTGCTAGCTTTGGCCCTGGACGCCCTCACTCTGCCTTACCGGCTGAAGAACAACAGCGTCCCCATGTGGCAGGTGGCCGACACACTCGCTGTATCTGGGAGAAAG GTGGTGGCTGCTTATGGTGCTGTCCCCTTTCCCATGATGCACGGCAGCTCTCTCCCCGACGCCCTGAGTGCCTACACAGATGCGTTGCCCTGGAAACCTCTGTCAGCTTGCCCTGAACCCGGTGATGGTCGATGTTATGGCCAGTGGGCAACACTCAAAGGCTACGAGGGCCAGAGGTTAATCAG CTCTCTAGCTCCAGGGACTCAACCACCCACTCCTCTGCACAGCCTCCACAGTGGGGAAGACATCCTGACTTCCTACATCAGATCTTTCTATCCTACAGCTCCCCT GGCTCTGCAGTTGGTGTCCTCACCCAGTAAGCTGACACCACCTTTCCCTCAGATATTCAGTCAGTCCCTCGATGCTCAGGGTTTCCTGCAGAGCCAGCCTCCTCCGCCTGGCT CTCCGCCCCCTGTGGTCTCCTCTGCACCCGTCATGACCTCCCTGCAGTCTGGGCCTGCACTCGGCTCGTGGCTGTCTGAGCTACACCGTGGTGTCAGCGCTTTAGACATTCGCCGCGTGGCCCCCAGCTTCCTTTCCCAGGGGCCTGAAATGGCCGACTACCAGGAGGCATTGGAGCAGCTGCGCCTACTGGCCCGGTGTTACCGTGACGACAGCGGTGGGGTGATGCACTCCTCCTCagaagaggatgatgatgactga
- the LOC126383827 gene encoding apolipoprotein A-IV-like, producing MKVLVVLVLAVFTASCNANIVWQTQPKQQVDMVKDAFWDYVAKATATAEDSLKQIRQSELGKEVNTLISESTDAVNKLTEALRTQVAPLTQDLMSRFTQEAEQLKTRLEKDLKAVGTSLQPYAEELVADLQRQMDVLKKDATPYAETMDPEALRGVLLQKSEELRVKLDKSMTELQAQMVPYTEEIKEKMEQSMDEFQRSMIPLTESFQTQLTQKTQELQQNLAPYGEELRSKLDADARILKKQLNALWKSFAKMTQ from the exons ATGAAGGTCCTCGTGGTGCTCGTCCTCGCTGTTTTTACTG CTAGTTGCAATGCCAACATCGTGTGGCAAACCCAGCCCAAGCAGCAGGTCGACATGGTGAAAGATGCTTTCTGGGACTACGTTGCCAAGGCAACCGCAACCGCTGAGGACTCCCTGAAGCAGATCAGACAGTCCGAGCTGGGAAAGGAAGTGAA caccCTCATCTCTGAGAGCACCGACGCTGTCAACAAGCTCACCGAAGCTCTCCGTACTCAGGTGGCTCCTCTGACCCAGGACCTCATGTCTAGGTTTACCCAGGAGGCCGAGCAGCTGAAGACCCGTCTGGAGAAGGATCTGAAAGCTGTGGGAACCAGCCTGCAGCCGTACGCTGAGGAGCTGGTCGCTGACCTCCAGAGGCAGATGGATGTTCTGAAGAAGGATGCCACCCCTTACGCTGAGACCATGGACCCCGAGGCCCTGAGGGGAGTCCTGCTGCAGAAGAGCGAGGAGCTGAGGGTCAAGCTGGACAAGAGCATGACCGAGCTGCAGGCCCAGATGGTCCCCTACACTGAGGAGATAAAGGAGAAGATGGAGCAGAGCATGGATGAGTTTCAGAGGAGCATGATCCCCCTGACTGAGAGCTTCCAGACCCAGCTGACCCAGAAAACCCAGGAGCTCCAGCAGAACCTGGCTCCGTATGGAGAGGAGCTGAGGTCCAAGTTGGACGCTGATGCCCGGATCCTGAAGAAGCAGCTGAATGCTCTGTGGAAGTCCTTCGCTAAGATGACCCAGTAA
- the msto1 gene encoding protein misato homolog 1 isoform X1, translating into MSNFCREVITLQLGHYSNFVGTHWWNLQDASLSYDPETPPGEIQSDVVFREGQTLGGHVTHTPRLIAMDLKGSLRTLRQEGSLYESGKDTTAVTWEGNLMMHKESPPEKNSFLEDLDKLDRGEILADADFYSSSQPQCSAGAVSVDTVNGQLARVQRGYRLEGSVKVWSDFLRIHLHPRTISVIHQYNHDGEAHRLEAYGQGEALLQGAVLEELEDKLHFFVEECDYLQGFQVLCDLADGFAGLGSKVTELLQDSYGGRGILTWGLAPVNHPNSTPMKDLYHMLNCTLGTVHMASHSSFFCPLTLRGGLGRRPSAPIAFPYLTYDPSLWYHSSSVLALALDALTLPYRLKNNSVPMWQVADTLAVSGRKVVAAYGAVPFPMMHGSSLPDALSAYTDALPWKPLSACPEPGDGRCYGQWATLKGYEGQRLISSLAPGTQPPTPLHSLHSGEDILTSYIRSFYPTAPLALQLVSSPSKLTPPFPQIFSQSLDAQGFLQSQPPPPGSPPPVVSSAPVMTSLQSGPALGSWLSELHRGVSALDIRRVAPSFLSQGPEMADYQEALEQLRLLARCYRDDSGGVMHSSSEEDDDD; encoded by the exons ATGAGTAACTTTTGTAGAGAAGTCATCACTCTCCAGCTGGGACATTATTCAAACTTTGTTGGGACTCACTGGTGGAATTTACAG gaTGCATCTCTATCATACGATCCAGAGACGCCACCGGGTGAGATCCAGAGCGATGTCGTGTTTCGTGAGGGACAGACTCTGGGCGGACATGTCACCCACACACCTCGCCTCATTGCCATGGATCTCAAAG GAAGTCTTCGGACTCTACGGCAGGAGGGAAGTCTGTACGAGTCTGGCAAAGACACAACTGCTGTCACATG GGAGGGAAATCTCATGATGCACAAAGAAAGTCCTCCAGAGAAGAACTCCTTTCTTGAAGATCTGGACAAGTTGGAT AGAGGGGAGATCCTGGCCGATGCTGATTTTTATTCCAGTTCCCAGCCTCAATGCTCAG CAGGTGCAGTGAGCGTGGACACTGTGAACGGTCAGCTGGCTCGGGTCCAAAGGGGCTACAGGCTGGAGGGCAGCGTGAAGGTGTGGTCCGACTTCCTCAGGATTCACCTGCATCCTCGCACCATCTCTGTCATCCACCAGTACAACCACGACGG GGAGGCTCACCGTCTGGAGGCTTACGGCCAGGGAGAAGCTCTCCTGCAGGGGGCGGTGCTCGAGGAGCTGGAGGACAAACTACACTTCTTTGTAGAGGAGTGTGATTACCTTCAG ggtTTCCAGGTGTTGTGTGACCTGGCTGATGGCTTTGCAGGcctggggtcaaaggtcacagagctgctgcaggactCCTATGGCGGGAGAGGCATCCTAACCTGGGGGTTAGCGCCTGTCAATCACCCAAATTCA ACTCCAATGAAAGACCTCTACCACATGTTGAACTGCACATTAGGGACAGTCCACATGGCCAGTCACAGCTCTTTCTTCTGCCCGTTGACCCTGCGTGGTGGACTGGGCAGACGACCCTCCGCTCCCATAGCATTCCCCTACCTAACCTATGAT CCCTCACTGTGGTATCACTCCAGCTCTGTGCTAGCTTTGGCCCTGGACGCCCTCACTCTGCCTTACCGGCTGAAGAACAACAGCGTCCCCATGTGGCAGGTGGCCGACACACTCGCTGTATCTGGGAGAAAG GTGGTGGCTGCTTATGGTGCTGTCCCCTTTCCCATGATGCACGGCAGCTCTCTCCCCGACGCCCTGAGTGCCTACACAGATGCGTTGCCCTGGAAACCTCTGTCAGCTTGCCCTGAACCCGGTGATGGTCGATGTTATGGCCAGTGGGCAACACTCAAAGGCTACGAGGGCCAGAGGTTAATCAG CTCTCTAGCTCCAGGGACTCAACCACCCACTCCTCTGCACAGCCTCCACAGTGGGGAAGACATCCTGACTTCCTACATCAGATCTTTCTATCCTACAGCTCCCCT GGCTCTGCAGTTGGTGTCCTCACCCAGTAAGCTGACACCACCTTTCCCTCAGATATTCAGTCAGTCCCTCGATGCTCAGGGTTTCCTGCAGAGCCAGCCTCCTCCGCCTGGCT CTCCGCCCCCTGTGGTCTCCTCTGCACCCGTCATGACCTCCCTGCAGTCTGGGCCTGCACTCGGCTCGTGGCTGTCTGAGCTACACCGTGGTGTCAGCGCTTTAGACATTCGCCGCGTGGCCCCCAGCTTCCTTTCCCAGGGGCCTGAAATGGCCGACTACCAGGAGGCATTGGAGCAGCTGCGCCTACTGGCCCGGTGTTACCGTGACGACAGCGGTGGGGTGATGCACTCCTCCTCagaagaggatgatgatgactga
- the srsf4 gene encoding serine/arginine-rich splicing factor 4 isoform X2 yields the protein MKTAFPIRPRPGGEDAMGLGRDVGSALIGGYGRWGRDRYGPPIRTDYRLIVENLSSRCSWQDLKDYMRQAGEVTYADTHKGRRNEGVIEFRLYSDMKRALEKLDGTEVNGRKIRLIEDRPGARRSRRSYSRSRSRSRSRSRSRRSRKSHSRSESSSRSRSHSRAASRSRSRSRSKKNKVKGKKEEEERSNGAQKNKDRSRSRSPKSKKSKKEGKKNKKEDSRSRSRSRSRSRSRSGMKDRSRKSGSKGREPPKSDDEGGEPERGSRSRSCSPAESKSRARSKSKSKSRSPTPAKAHSRSRSASRSESRSKSRSQSRSRSRSRS from the exons GTGGATATGGGCGCTGGGGAAGAGACAGATATGGTCCACCTATAAGGACAGATTATCGGCTCATTGTTGAGAATCTTTCCAGCCGCTGCAGTTGGCAGGATTTGAAG GACTACATGAGGCAGGCGGGGGAGGTGACTTATGCTGACACCCACAAGGGACGGAGGAATGAAGGGGTGATCGAGTTCAGGCTCTACTCGGACATGAAGAGGGCTCTGGAGAAGCTCGACGGCACAGAAGTGAATGGTAGAAAGATCCGGCTCATCGAGGACCGCCCCGGAGCCAGGCGCAGCAGACGCTCTTATTCCCGCAGTCGCAGCCGTTCCAG GTCCCGCTCCAGGAGCCGCAGGTCTCGCAAGAGCCATAGCCGCAGTGAGAGCAGCAGTCGCAGCCGCTCCCACTCCAG AGCTGCGTCCCGCTCCCGCAGCCGATCTCGTAGCAAGAAGAATAAGGTCAAGGGcaagaaggaggaagaagagcgGAGCAACGGTGCTCAGAAGAACAAGGACCGCAGCAGGAGTCGCAGTCCCAAGAGcaaaaagagcaagaaagaggggaagaagaacaagaaggaAGACTCCAGGTCCAGATCTCGCTCTCGCTCCAGGTCTCGCTCCAGGTCAGGAATGAAGGATCGCTCCAGGAAATCTGGCTCAAAGGGCCGCGAGCCACCTAAGAGTGACGACGAGGGAGGTGAGCCTGAGAGGGGCTCCCGATCTCGTTCATGCTCCCCCGCTGAATCCAAATCCAGAGCCAGGTCTAAATCAAAGTCCAAATCACGCTCTCCCACACCCGCCAAAGCCCACTCCCGCTCCCGATCCGCCTCCCGCTCAGAGTCCCGCTCTAAATCCCGCTCCCAGTCTCGCTCTCGCTCCCGTTCCCGCTCTTAG
- the apoea gene encoding apolipoprotein Ea gives MRVFAAIFVLAVLSGCHARSVPQTYWKNPWEVTVDKFNDYFEDLNTKAEAMVTDIKGSQIGRELDTLIQDTMAELAVYRDNLQTKVAPYTQEAAENLGRDLQKLFDKLGDHMSEAREQAEKYTVELQTMMEQNADDVRVRVSAYTRKLKKRMNKDTQEIKRQVSDFFDELQTRSSSNMEDMKTHLDPYFAQVRDNAQAKITTLNDLLRSQTENMKEKIQATAEDIKVRFEKTAEDLRTTLEEKMEELKNWFQPLVSAFQ, from the exons ATGAGGGTCTTTGCAGCAATCTTTGTGCTGGCTGTCCTCTCAG GCTGCCATGCCAGAAGTGTTCCTCAGACTTACTGGAAGAACCCCTGGGAAGTCACGGTCGACAAATTCAATGATTATTTCGAGGATCTGAACACAAAGGCCGAAGCAATGGTGACAGACATCAAGGGCTCCCAGATCGGCCGAGAACTGGA CACCTTGATCCAGGACACCATGGCCGAGCTGGCCGTGTACAGGGATAACCTGCAGACCAAGGTGGCCCCCTACACTCAGGAGGCTGCAGAGAATCTGGGCAGAGACCTGCAGAAGCTGTTCGACAAACTGGGCGATCACATGAGCGAGGCCAGGGAGCAGGCGGAGAAGTACACCGTGGAACTGCAGACCATGATGGAACAGAACGCCGATGACGTCAGGGTCAGGGTCTCCGCCTACACACGCAAGCTGAAGAAACGCATGAACAAGGACACACAGGAGATCAAGAG GCAAGTTTCTGACTTCTTTGATGAGCTTCAGACCCGCAGCTCGAGCAACATGGAGGACATGAAGACACACTTGGACCCATACTTTGCTCAGGTGCGTGACAACGCTCAGGCAAAGATCACCACCCTGAATGATCTGCTGAGGTCGCAGACGGAGAACATGAAGGAGAAGATTCAGGCCACAGCCGAGGACATCAAGGTGCGCTTCGAGAAAACCGCTGAAGACCTGCGCACCACTTtggaggagaagatggaggagctgaagaaCTGGTTTCAGCCTTTAGTCTCTGCTTTTCAGTGA